A window from Rhizobium sp. BG4 encodes these proteins:
- a CDS encoding ABC transporter ATP-binding protein, with product MSVAVKLQGIRKSYGALEILKGLDLDIADGSFTSLLGPSGCGKTTLLNMIGGLDQPTSGDIRIYSDEVFSRSKLINVPIEKRNIGFVFQNYALWPHMTVLQNVGFSLKLRGIAKAEREKRSREMLERLELAHLADRYPYQLSGGQQQRVAIARALVYQPRLLLLDEPLSNLDAQLRERARSWLKDIHQSFKLTTILVTHDQVEALSLSDQVVLLNNGGIEQKGSATEIYSRPATVYVADFVGGSNIIGGKLSGLSGRDEAAVATVTTPDGTAITARSHAELTVGMQASIAVRPQKVILSTSKDAGARAGSVIGFAPRTVLYHGGQYEVIGDTPFGHLRVLSEHEPAADTAYALLPTEDCLCVPA from the coding sequence ATGAGCGTGGCTGTAAAACTGCAAGGCATTCGAAAAAGCTACGGCGCGCTCGAAATCCTCAAAGGGCTCGACCTCGACATTGCCGACGGCTCGTTCACCTCTCTGCTCGGCCCGAGCGGCTGCGGCAAGACGACCCTGCTCAACATGATCGGCGGTCTCGACCAGCCGACAAGCGGCGATATCCGCATCTACTCCGATGAGGTGTTCTCCAGGTCGAAGCTGATCAACGTGCCGATCGAGAAGCGCAATATCGGCTTCGTCTTCCAGAACTACGCGCTCTGGCCGCATATGACGGTGCTGCAGAATGTGGGTTTCTCGCTGAAGCTCAGGGGCATCGCCAAGGCCGAGCGCGAGAAGCGCTCGCGTGAAATGCTCGAACGCCTCGAGCTGGCGCATCTGGCCGACCGCTATCCGTACCAGCTGTCGGGTGGGCAGCAGCAGCGCGTGGCGATCGCCCGCGCGCTGGTCTATCAGCCCCGCCTTCTGCTGCTCGACGAGCCGCTGTCGAACCTCGATGCGCAGCTGCGCGAGCGGGCGCGGTCCTGGCTCAAGGATATCCACCAGTCCTTCAAGCTGACGACCATCCTCGTCACCCATGACCAGGTCGAGGCACTGTCGCTCAGCGATCAGGTCGTGCTGCTCAACAATGGCGGCATCGAGCAGAAGGGCAGCGCCACCGAGATCTACAGCCGGCCGGCAACGGTCTATGTCGCCGATTTCGTCGGCGGTTCCAACATCATCGGCGGCAAGCTCTCGGGCCTTTCCGGCCGGGACGAGGCCGCGGTCGCGACCGTTACCACGCCCGACGGGACGGCGATCACCGCGCGTTCCCACGCGGAGCTGACGGTCGGCATGCAGGCGAGCATCGCCGTGCGGCCGCAGAAGGTCATCCTCTCGACGAGCAAGGATGCCGGTGCGCGGGCAGGTTCGGTGATCGGCTTTGCGCCGCGCACGGTTCTCTATCACGGCGGCCAGTACGAGGTGATCGGCGACACGCCTTTCGGGCACCTGCGCGTGCTCTCGGAACATGAGCCTGCAGCGGACACGGCCTACGCCCTGCTTCCGACCGAAGACTGCCTCTGCGTCCCGGCCTGA